The Dermacentor albipictus isolate Rhodes 1998 colony chromosome 2, USDA_Dalb.pri_finalv2, whole genome shotgun sequence genome has a segment encoding these proteins:
- the LOC135903433 gene encoding tigger transposable element-derived protein 6-like — protein sequence MIERLLIDVHIADNVAGMKVPLVKAIFFASGAWRNVKHLTIAHCFEKAGFSRSSSAEAAPAGDQAIDVAATTDAAAATACFEQLWDSASDLNLVPAGLCHMDFVFADEDLVATEDFTTEEVARSVMEETLADSASDSECDDASCAPKPLTSAAAIAAVDTLRMYYLGSPEFDQIFGAQLDGMEAAILKSALAKRVQGTLDHFFQLQ from the coding sequence ATGATCGAGCGCCTCCTGATTGATGTTCACATTGCCGACAACGTGGCCGGCATGAAGGTGCCTTTGGTAAAGGCGATTTTCTTCGCAAGTGGAGCCTGGAGGAATGTGAAGCACCTGACCATCGCCCACTGCTTCGAGAAAGCCGGCTTCTCCCGAAGCAGCAGCGCGGAGGCGGCGCCTGCTGGGGACCAAGCTATTGACGTCGCTGCAACCACTGATGCTGCCGCCGCGACGGCCTGCTTCGAGCAGCTTTGGGATTCCGCTAGCGACTTGAACCTTGTGCCTGCGGGTCTATGCCACATGGACTTCGTCTTTGCCGACGAAGACCTTGTTGCCACCGAGGACTTCACGACTGAAGAAGTTGCCAGGAGTGTCATGGAAGAGACCTTGGCGGACAGCGCCTCGGACAGCGAATGCGACGATGCTAGTTGTGCCCCTAAGCCGCTCACCTCCGCAGCGGCCATCGCAGCTGTTGACACGCTACGGATGTACTACCTCGGGAGTCCGGAGTTCGACCAGATCTTTGGTGCGCAGTTGGATGGTATGGAAGCCGCAATCCTGAAGTCCGCACTCGCGAAACGTGTTCAGGGGACGCTGGACCACTTCTTTCAGCTGCAGTAA